One window of the Prochlorococcus marinus CUG1438 genome contains the following:
- a CDS encoding DEAD/DEAH box helicase, with amino-acid sequence MTSKKDGRIVDNGHLKSQKDDISLNDSKKLESEKEFGSQPLEVSKVNDNEDGFLNFGFNKSILNSLKNKGYKNPTPIQKAAIPELMLGRDLLGQAQTGTGKTAAFALPLIEKLADNNELNAKVLVMTPTRELATQVAESFKSYSSESGNFKTVAIYGGTDYRNQISALKRKVDVVVGTPGRIMDHIRQGTFKINGINCLVLDEADEMLNMGFLEDIEWIIDKLPENKQMVLFSATMPNEIRNIAKKYLNDPAEILIKSVKKETQLISQKFIYVQRHHKLDALKRILELNNEGVIIFVRTKLLTNSIAEALENSGHTVAVLNGDIPQNQRENTVDRLKKGFIDILVATDVAARGLDVERIKLVVNYDFPFDKETYTHRIGRTGRAGRSGEAILFVNQREKHFLRNLENATRTKIEEINIPNNKLINEKRMEKLIENVNESSLAKEENEENKALIIDVLDNLKEKHSLDDTNIAMAAINLVIGNKAFFLDEDDSWIHKQNNNERNRSNRNGNNRLRNSNRRNNYQNDSFETYKFNFGKFDGVRVANIISSICNSTNINGRSIGKIQIFNDYSLVDLPRDLHRETKNKLKKIKVRY; translated from the coding sequence ATGACATCTAAAAAAGACGGACGCATAGTTGATAATGGGCATTTAAAATCTCAGAAAGATGATATTTCTTTAAATGACTCCAAGAAATTAGAAAGTGAAAAAGAATTTGGATCGCAACCATTAGAAGTATCGAAAGTAAATGATAATGAGGATGGATTTCTCAATTTTGGTTTTAATAAATCGATCTTAAATTCTTTAAAAAATAAAGGATATAAGAATCCTACTCCTATACAAAAAGCTGCTATTCCTGAACTAATGTTAGGCAGAGATTTATTAGGCCAAGCTCAAACTGGAACAGGTAAGACTGCAGCTTTCGCTTTACCATTAATAGAAAAACTCGCTGATAATAATGAATTAAATGCCAAAGTGTTAGTTATGACTCCTACTCGGGAGTTGGCAACGCAAGTGGCAGAATCTTTTAAAAGTTATAGTTCTGAATCTGGTAATTTTAAGACAGTTGCAATATATGGAGGTACCGACTACCGAAATCAAATTTCGGCATTGAAAAGAAAAGTTGACGTAGTAGTTGGGACTCCTGGCAGAATAATGGATCATATAAGACAAGGAACTTTTAAAATTAACGGTATAAATTGTCTTGTTTTAGACGAGGCCGATGAAATGTTAAATATGGGTTTTCTTGAAGATATTGAATGGATAATAGATAAACTTCCAGAAAATAAACAGATGGTATTATTTTCAGCAACAATGCCTAATGAGATTAGAAACATAGCAAAAAAATATCTAAATGACCCCGCTGAAATTTTAATAAAAAGTGTAAAAAAAGAAACCCAATTAATTTCGCAAAAATTTATATATGTCCAGAGACATCATAAGTTAGATGCTTTAAAAAGAATATTAGAACTTAATAACGAGGGAGTAATAATATTTGTAAGGACAAAATTACTTACTAATTCAATAGCCGAAGCTCTTGAAAACTCAGGTCATACTGTTGCAGTACTTAATGGAGACATACCTCAAAATCAAAGAGAAAATACAGTTGATAGATTAAAAAAAGGATTTATTGATATCCTTGTTGCAACTGATGTTGCGGCTCGAGGATTAGATGTTGAGAGGATAAAACTTGTTGTTAATTATGATTTTCCTTTCGATAAAGAAACATATACGCATAGAATTGGAAGAACTGGCAGAGCAGGTAGATCTGGAGAAGCAATTTTATTTGTTAATCAAAGAGAAAAGCATTTTCTAAGAAACTTAGAAAATGCAACAAGAACTAAGATTGAAGAAATTAATATACCGAATAATAAACTAATAAATGAAAAAAGGATGGAGAAACTTATTGAGAATGTTAATGAGAGTTCTTTAGCTAAAGAAGAAAATGAAGAAAATAAAGCTTTGATTATTGATGTATTAGATAATTTAAAAGAAAAACACTCGTTGGATGATACAAATATCGCAATGGCTGCAATCAATTTGGTAATTGGTAATAAAGCATTTTTTCTTGATGAAGATGATTCTTGGATTCATAAACAAAATAATAATGAACGAAATAGATCAAATAGAAACGGCAATAATCGTTTGAGAAATTCAAACAGAAGAAATAATTATCAAAATGATTCTTTTGAGACCTACAAATTTAACTTTGGTAAATTTGATGGAGTTAGAGTTGCAAATATAATATCCTCAATCTGTAATTCAACTAATATAAATGGTAGATCAATTGGTAAGATACAGATTTTTAATGATTATAGTTTGGTTGATTTGCCTAGAGATCTGCATAGAGAAACTAAAAATAAATTAAAAAAAATTAAAGTAAGATACTAA
- a CDS encoding AAA family ATPase yields the protein MTKMINDIENFQYDHVFNLISDIFKFNEKKYGNYVKDTLKILLEFEKNGETIIDIDNSLIILELLEDGWPNKHLEVLQDIGLIGCLNSPFLLVDRKLALAKWSTQIDRVINSFLKKIDSDIFINSIIYEDDNKINQIKNIFEYSNLVFLQGGPGTGKTTLIINLILEILEIDNFLNIGLSAPTGKATARLKESLNDKKNISSSKFVDQIEFQTLHRWILNSQNNSLKLKFKLKELDIFIIDEMSMVNIDLIESVLSLLARDCKIILVGDKNQLSPINNCSIWNYLFEYCDNSLINSCIVNLNKTYRNIGDIALISRLIFNKDDSSLNQKIRELEKYKKSKEVTFTKSREKDIPKHLFNEIKSHLNKLSHSTSNLSKRKYIFDDGNHNLLLNEKDLVDKIFMDLQSHLILCEKNTGIWSVEYLNEIVFGQKKPYDLKTLSEGVPIMCTKNNNELGLSNGDIGVLIGSKNERKFLFRKYNDNNEEIVELIDPSNLENVVPAVAITIHKSQGSESEMVSILWSQKYRRKQYALKEKKDSENIFCRDDFERRLLYTAVTRAKKFLNIYYLN from the coding sequence ATGACAAAAATGATTAATGATATTGAGAATTTCCAATATGATCATGTATTTAACCTAATCTCGGATATTTTCAAATTTAATGAAAAAAAATATGGTAATTATGTAAAAGATACGTTGAAAATTTTACTAGAGTTTGAAAAAAATGGTGAAACTATTATTGATATAGATAATAGTTTAATAATCCTTGAGCTATTAGAAGATGGCTGGCCCAATAAACATTTAGAAGTTCTACAAGATATAGGCTTAATAGGTTGCCTTAATTCTCCATTCTTATTGGTCGATAGAAAATTAGCCCTCGCGAAATGGTCAACTCAGATAGATAGAGTTATTAATTCCTTTTTAAAAAAAATAGATTCCGATATTTTTATTAATTCGATAATTTATGAAGATGATAATAAAATTAATCAAATTAAAAATATATTTGAATATTCAAACTTGGTTTTTCTTCAAGGAGGGCCAGGCACAGGTAAAACAACTTTAATAATAAATTTAATTTTAGAAATTCTCGAAATTGATAACTTTTTAAATATTGGTTTGTCAGCTCCTACAGGGAAAGCAACAGCTCGTCTAAAAGAATCTCTAAATGATAAAAAGAATATTTCCTCCAGCAAATTTGTAGATCAAATAGAATTCCAAACATTACATAGATGGATATTAAATTCTCAGAATAATTCTCTTAAATTGAAATTTAAACTAAAAGAACTTGATATTTTCATAATTGATGAAATGTCAATGGTAAATATAGATTTGATTGAATCAGTTTTAAGTTTACTAGCAAGGGACTGCAAAATTATTTTAGTAGGCGATAAAAATCAGTTGTCCCCTATAAATAACTGTTCTATCTGGAATTATTTGTTTGAATATTGTGATAATAGTTTAATTAATTCTTGCATAGTAAATTTAAATAAAACATACAGAAACATTGGTGATATTGCATTAATTAGTAGATTGATCTTTAATAAAGATGATTCTTCCCTTAATCAAAAGATTAGAGAATTAGAAAAATATAAAAAATCAAAAGAAGTTACTTTTACAAAAAGTAGAGAAAAAGATATTCCAAAACATCTTTTTAATGAAATTAAAAGTCATCTAAATAAGTTAAGTCATTCAACTTCAAATTTAAGTAAAAGAAAATATATATTTGATGATGGCAATCATAATTTATTGCTTAATGAAAAGGATTTAGTAGATAAGATATTTATGGATTTACAAAGTCACTTAATTTTATGTGAAAAAAATACCGGGATATGGAGTGTTGAATATTTGAATGAAATTGTTTTTGGTCAGAAAAAACCTTATGACCTGAAAACCCTTAGTGAGGGGGTTCCAATCATGTGCACAAAAAATAATAATGAACTTGGATTGTCAAATGGAGATATTGGCGTCCTTATAGGTTCAAAAAATGAAAGAAAATTTCTTTTTAGAAAATACAATGATAATAACGAAGAAATTGTTGAATTAATTGATCCATCTAATTTAGAAAATGTTGTGCCAGCAGTTGCTATCACCATCCATAAATCACAAGGAAGTGAATCTGAGATGGTAAGTATTTTGTGGTCTCAAAAATACAGAAGAAAGCAATATGCTTTAAAAGAAAAAAAAGATAGCGAAAATATCTTTTGCAGAGATGATTTTGAAAGAAGGTTGCTTTATACTGCAGTTACAAGAGCCAAGAAATTTCTAAACATTTATTATTTAAATTAA